From Ptychodera flava strain L36383 chromosome 2, AS_Pfla_20210202, whole genome shotgun sequence, the proteins below share one genomic window:
- the LOC139147854 gene encoding uncharacterized protein, with protein MDSLIGQCWRCGRAGTVKCPQCDFGLYCCRKCMKEDKFRHEIECRFAMKVHECGHCRRKTSTTKQCSGCLMEWYCDKDCQMKDWIKHKTKCLDVQDDIVQLSQYPDDRAQLSRVHSVPKYVGVYYWGNSPAFDLLKLQQNEWSGGNYSDKLSLLLAGVGDLRNVIKTVASLPKEFKGQVEFTLNDCDAHILAKNVLFLYMMFTTDDVNYTSDTLVQLWYSLCITEEHNHSLANTLKELIEIDEKKLAKKTSDKLNISENNLKELKSVWTAWLTSLEKGGPESHILNQFQAMKKICPGTESGWSYHKGGVPERHRESLQEWWETGVMLSSTDRHVNQVVCQNVTLLIRNPFHDKSLMMQLSDSLLTMSLAQLFIQEPLIFTIASDISPFCGWDYLEASSHCDANCVSQMYSTYISHVMNSFTCHLKAGHVSFRVLLGGCFQLEDKFELNKYDRITTSNLADYYGLPTTLEFFKPFLNSSNSKAVILTELMNWLDFLKTTDPNPIPQIYFIGSFPLTSAIAKDTGVPISDFGFYATTAAYNEYYDMVTPLIKYLRAVFLMHRIRKSGERPRRKDIPKFTDILEHNGLKLRDFRLELNRVIPHKWKMNKRRVTQLNGYERNLEWTFSKVQHDDDENR; from the exons ATGGATTCCCTTATCGGACAGTGTTGGCGTTGTGGACGTGCAGGGACCGTGAAGTGTCCGCAGTGTGATTTTGGTCTGTACTGTTGTAGAAAATGTATGAAAGAAGACAAGTTTAGACATGAG ATCGAGTGTAGATTTGCAATGAAAGTTCATGAATgcgggcactgtcgcaggaaaaCATCCACAACAAAACAATGTTCTGGTTGTTTAATGGAATGGTACTGTGATAAGGACTGCCAGATGAAAGACTGGATAAAACACAAGACCAAATGTTTAGATGTACAAGATGATATTGTCCAACTGTCCCAATATCCGGACGATAGAGCCCAGCTTTCACGGGTACACTCTGTCCCAAAATATGTCGGCGTCTATTACTGGGGTAACTCACCAGCATTTGATCTGTTAAAACTACAACAGAATGAATGGAGTGGTGGCAATTACTCTGACAAATTGTCTCTTCTTCTTGCTGGTGTTGGTGACCTCAGAAACGTCATCAAGACGGTAGCCTCGCTTCCGAAAGAGTTTAAAGGTCAAGTAGAATTCACCTTAAACGACTGTGATGCTCACATACTTGCTAAGAACGTATTGTTCTTGTACATGATGTTCACCACTGATGATGTCAACTACACGTCAGACACCTTGGTTCAATTATGGTATTCATTGTGCATCACTGAAGAGCACAATCATAGTTTGGCAAACACCCTCAAAGAATTGATTGAGATTGACGAAAAAAAGTTGGCCAAAAAGACATCAGATAAgttaaatatttcagaaaataatctTAAAGAATTGAAGTCTGTATGGACCGCTTGGTTGACGTCGTTAGAAAAGGGTGGCCCTGAGTCCCATATCCTTAATCAATTCCAGGCCATGAAAAAGATCTGCCCGGGTACCGAATCCGGATGGTCCTATCATAAAGGTGGCGTTCCTGAGCGCCATCGTGAATCACTACAAGAATGGTGGGAAACTGGTGTAATGCTGTCGTCTACCGACAGACATGTAAACCAGGTGGTTTgtcaaaatgttacactgttgATAAGAAATCCTTTCCATGACAAATCGTTAATGATGCAATTGTCAGACAGTTTACTGACAATGTCTTTGGCCCAGCTCTTCATCCAGGAACCATTGATATTTACCATTGCCTCGGACATATCCCCATTCTGTGGCTGGGATTACTTGGAGGCTAGTTCTCACTGTGATGCAAACTGCGTCTCACAAATGTACAGTACATACATATCTCATGTGATGAATAGTTTCACGTGTCATTTGAAGGCTGGTCATGTGTCTTTCCGAGTTCTTCTCGGTGGTTGCTTTCAGCTGGAAGACAAGTTCGAATTGAACAAGTATGATCGTATTACCACGTCTAACCTGGCTGATTATTACGGTTTACCAACTACCCTGGAGTTTTTCAAACCATTTCTTAACAGTTCAAACTCTAAAGCAGTAATCCTCACAGAACTGATGAATTGGCTTGACTTTCTGAAGACCACAGACCCAAATCCAATCCCTCAAATCTATTTTATTGGGTCTTTCCCATTGACATCTGCCATAGCCAAGGACACGGGCGTTCCAATCAGCGATTTTGGATTCTACGCCACGACGGCTGCGTACAATGAGTATTATGACATGGTGACACCATTGATCAAGTATCTCAGAGCAGTTTTCCTGATGCACCGTATCAGGAAGTCAGGCGAACGACCTCGACGGAAGGATATCCCAAAGTTCACTGACATCTTGGagcataatggactcaagctgCGTGATTTCAGGCTCGAGCTGAACCGAGTAATTCCACACAAATGGAAAATGAATAAACGACGGGTTACCCAGCTAAATGGTTATGAGAGAAATTTAGAGTGGACTTTCTCTAAGGTACAGCATGACGACGATGAGAACAGATGA